One stretch of Prionailurus viverrinus isolate Anna chromosome C1, UM_Priviv_1.0, whole genome shotgun sequence DNA includes these proteins:
- the PADI6 gene encoding protein-arginine deiminase type-6 — protein MSFQSLVHLSLDGPVHALCVLGVDICLDLSGCAPEKCKSFTISGSPGVLVDIHNTSPLMTKEETATTRWPLSDPMDVLVNMISPSSAPDGDKVLVSYYLPDGEVPVATAVLCLTGIVVSLDVDIYRSGQVEVASDKQAKKNWVWGPSGWGAILLVNCSPTDKGQSMDKKTTKVFFPEEIKSLSQMTLNVQGPSCTLKKYRLVLHTSKEEAEKARVYRPQKDSSSTFEVLLGPGQHTYTFAPLENHLKETFYVEAAEFPSADFSGLISYSVSLVQESPDPSIPETLVYRDTVVFRVAPCVFVPSTQMPLEVYLCRELQVQGFVNTVMELSEKSNSQVASVYEDPNRLGRWLQDEMAFCYTQAPHKTLSFVLDTPRALTLEDFPMKYSLSPGVGYVIQCTQDHRVASMDSIGNLMVSPPVKVGGIEYPLGRILIGSCFYPSKEGRDMSKALRDFLYAQRVQAPVELFSDWLMVGHIDEFMCFIPTQDKSEGEKGFRLLLASPSSCYRLFEEKQREGYGDVTLFEEVREDQLLSNGREANTIHQLLADENMRKQNEYVEKCINLNRDIVKKELGLAERDIIDIPQLFCLEQLTNVPSDQQTGKFFARPYFPDLLQMMVMGKNLGIPKPFGPQIKGTCCLEKKICQLLEPLGFKCTFIDDFDCYLTEVGDFCACANIRRVPFAFKWWRMVPEPQA, from the exons ATGTCCTTCCAGAGCCTCGTCCACCTGTCCCTGGACGGCCCCGTCCATGCCCTCTGCGTGCTGGGTGTGGACATCTGCTTGGATCTCAGTGG GTGTGCCCCGGAGAAATGCAAGTCATTTACCATCAGTGGCTCTCCGGGGGTCTTGGTTGACATCCACAACACGTCCCCGTTAATGACCAAGGAGGAGACGGCCACGACCCGGTGGCCTCTGTCTGATCCCATGGATGTCCTGGTGAACATGAtctcccccagctctgcccccgaTGGTGACAAG GTTCTGGTCTCCTACTATCTGCCTGATGGGGAAGTCCCAGTGGCCACGGCTGTGCTCTGCCTCACTGGCATTG TGGTCTCCCTAGACGTGGACATCTACCGCAGCGGGCAAGTCGAGGTGGCCAGTGACAAGCAGGCTAAG AAAAACTGGGTCTGGGGACCCAGTGGCTGGGGCGCCATCCTGCTTGTGAACTGCAGCCCTACCGACAAGGGCCAGAGCATGGACAAGAAGACCACGAAGGTGTTCTTTCCCGAGG agatcaagagtctgtcCCAGATGACCCTGAATGTTCAAGGGCCCAGCTGCACTTTAAAGAAATACCGGCTGGTTCTCCACACTtccaaggaagaggcagagaaggcaaGAGTCTACCGGCCCCAAA aAGACAGCTCGAGCACCTTTGAGGTACTGCTGGGGCCTGGCCAGCACACCTACACCTTTGCCCCCCTCGAGAACCACCTGAAGGAAACCTTCTACGTCGAAGCTGCGGAATTCCCGTCTGCCGACTTCTCGGGCCTGATTTCCTACTCCGTCTCCCTGGTGCAAGAATCTCCAGACCCG TCCATTCCAGAGACCCTGGTATACAGAGACACCGTGGTATTCCGGGTGGCCCCTTGCGTCTTCGTTCCCAGCACGCAGATGCCTCTAGAGGTCTACCTGTGCAG AGAGCTGCAGGTCCAAGGTTTTGTGAACACAGTGATGGAGCTGAGCGAGAAGAGTAACAGCCAAGTGGCATCTGTCTACGAGGACCCCAATCGCCTGGGCAGGTGGCTCCAg GACGAGATGGCCTTCTGTTatacccaggctccccacaagaCGCTCTCCTTTGTCCTCGACACCCCTCGGGCCCTCACGCTGGAAGACTTCCCCATGAAATACTCACTG AGCCCAGGGGTCGGTTACGTGATCCAGTGCACCCAGGACCACAGGGTGGCCAGCATGGATTCCATTGGGAACCTGATGGTGTCCCCGCCGGTCAAGGTGGGAGGGATAGAATACCCCCTAGGCAGGATCCTCATTGGCAGCTGCTTTTACCCCAG CAAGGAGGGCCGAGACATGAGTAAGGCCCTCCGGGACTTCCTCTACGCCCAGCGAGTCCAGGCCCCGGTGGAGCTCTTCTCGGATTGGCTGATGGTCGGCCACATAGACGAGTTCATGTGCTTTATCCCCACACAGGACAAGAGTGAGGGCGAAAAg GGCTTCCGGCTGCTCCTGGCCAGCCCCAGCTCCTGCTACAGGCTGTttgaggagaaacagagagagggctATGGAGACGTGACTCTGTTTGAGGAGGTCAGAGAGGATCAGCTCCTCTCCAACG GGAGGGAGGCCAATACCATCCATCAACTTCTAGCTGATGAAAACATGAGAAAGCAGAACGAATATGTGGAG AAGTGCATTAACCTGAACCGTGACATCGTGAAGAAGGAGCTGGGCCTGGCCGAGAGGGACATCATCGACATCCCACAGCTCTTCTGCCTGGAGCAGCTGACGAACGTCCCCTCCGACCAGCAGACGGGGAAGTTCTTCGCGAGGCCGTACTTCCCTGACCTG CTGCAGATGATGGTGATGGGCAAAAATCTGGGCATCCCCAAGCCTTTTGGGCCCCAGATCAAGGGTACCTGCTGCCTGGAAAAAAAGATCTGCCAGTTGCTAGAGCCCCTGGGCTTCAAGTGCACCTTCATTGATGACTTTGACTGCTACCTGACTGAAGTCGGGGACTTCTGTGCCTGTGCCAACATCCGCCGGGTGCCCTTTGCCTTCAAATGGTGGAGGATGGTACCGGAGCCCCAGGCCTAG